The Fusarium poae strain DAOMC 252244 chromosome 2, whole genome shotgun sequence nucleotide sequence GTGCTTACTGCAATCCTGCGACACTGAATCCTTCCATCGCCCCAGGCGCCTACTGTTGCATACCCTGTCGACCGATTTCAACATTTGTTCCTCTTCATAGCATATGGCAACGCAATGATTATCCTCTGTTTTTACAATGACAAGCTCCTGTTAAGACTGAGTCGTTGCTTTTGAACCAACTCGGGGCGTTCGACAACTTTGAAAACTCATCAGCCACTGGCATCTTTCTACGCATGGGTTAACTAGTGGGCAGGGGGTGCGATGTCGACACACATGAAACCCATGTCTGAAGGCTGAGCTGTAAAAACTCAAGATGGGTCATTCTGCAGTATACTATGTATGCATCTGGGATTGTAAGCCAGTGACTGTCACCTTTCAGCCCCCACGGTGATAATGGTTGCATATTGTGTAATAATTTGGCAGCTAAGAACAATAAATACCTAATGATTGAACCCAATTCTCATTCCTCCATCACGACACGAGATATTATGCTGTAGAAACGCCTGCCATGACAGAAAACTCTACGCCAACCAGCCAACCTTGTTACGAGCCTGTTGACTCGGACGAACAGGCTTCATATCCCTTAACACGACCGACATCGGCAGGACACGGCAAAGGAAATATCGCTTTGTTTTCTGCCGAACGTCTAGAGCAGCAGGCAGCAAGAGGGAAACCAGATGGTTGGCGTTTGAATACGATCCTTAAGAAATGGCGCATGCAAATCCTTGACGTTTCGGCACGCAAGAGAAGAAAACGCCAGGTACCTATCGTCAAAGATCGCTTTACAGCTATATTGGCTGCCCTGGTACATCTGCCAGCTATTGCTGGTATTGTCATATTGAGCTTTTACATCTTCAAGAATTACTATGTTGGTAAAGAGCTCGAAGGGAAGCCCAATTACGATGTTGAGAAGAAATTGGGCATTCAAATTGCAGCGAAGCTCATGGAGATGTTCATCGTGCTGTCTCTTAATGCCATCGTATTTTCCATGATTCGACACGAATTCACGACCGGACAGTCTGTGCCATACGGTGCTTTGGTAGCTGGACAACAAATATCCGAGATCAGCTTTTTGTGGTCCGAGGAGTTTTTCTCTATTCTCAAAGGAAAGTTCTCCCAGACATGGAAGAAGATTGGTTTCATTCTCACTGTCTTTGTCTGTACCATCATGGCGCTGGGTGCTTCTTCTCTCAGTGCTGTTGCGATGATGCCCCAGGAAGGAGATTGGAGAGCTGGAGGGAGTTTTGTGTACTTCAACGGCACTAGGGAAGAGATGTTCCCGACTGTAGTCACAGAAGAACACACCATTGGCTCTGCCTGCAACGTCACTGGAAATAAGCTGTGTCCTTCTTGGCAATGGGATGTGATCAACAGCCAGCTGGTTTCCAACATCCGCCTGTCAGGCGAGGTGGACAATGGGCTGTTCATCAGACGACCCCCAAACGAGATTCTAGTAGCTGGGTATTCATCGACCCTGGTCAATTTGGCTGTTGATATCAGAGAGAAGTGGTTTAATCTGAACAGCCCCAACCACACAGTTGCCAGGATGCCACATCTTGGACCGGCTGAGGCTTGTGTCACAACATCATTGCACTGGGAGCAGGCTGCAGATGATTCTGCCAATAGACGTCAAACCCGTTTCAATAACTTCCAGAAGGTTACGCATAAACTTACTGCGCCTATGCCTATAACCAACACCAGGTGTGAGCTGACATCTGTCAGAGatgccaagaccaagacgtTGCTGTTTCCTGATTTTGTTACCTATCCCCCTGCAAGTCTGGAGGTTAAGAGAGACTTTATTAGTGACTGGTTGTCGGATACTCTCAGTGACTTGAAGAAACCCGAAGTGCTCTGGTTCGACTCGGCACCCGTCATTGCAAACACATCCGCGGGCGTGTTAGTAGCTGTACCATCCGACAAGTCAAAAGGCATAGCTGATGTATACGGCTGCATGATCGATGCTAGATGGGTTACCACAGATTTGAGTGGTGATGCAGTAGCGTTGACCAGCAAGGGATATCCGCCATTCTCAGGTCCGATTGCCACTTCACTCGGAGGTTCGTGGATTGGCAACCCAGGCTACGGTCAGCGCGTTCATCTAGCACCTAGCTTTGCCAAGTATCTCAATCCTCTGGACACAGGAAGTAACCGGACCATCATCCACGAAATGCTTATCAACAGTGGTGTATGGAGGCCTGATGGTGAAGGATCAAAGTCTGCGGCGCATTTGGAGGCGATAATTGGAGCATTGGCAGCCAACGGCTTGGCACGTTCGAACCCGAACATCAGTGCCATCACCACGTTAGCTGATCCTGATGGAGAATGGTGGAAGAGTTTCATGCCCCAGGACAGCAAAGTTTTTGGTGCTGGAGGGAGTCCTTATGCTGTGTCAGACGAAGAGAAAAAGCGTTTCTTTGGGACCGAAATGGAGACATGGGTGACTGGGTTTGCATTTGCAGATAACAGTTTAACTATGCGGGGAGCCATGGCCGTTTTTTATGTCTACGCACTTTTGGTTATAGCATATTCAATGTGGTCTATATGGTCAGGGATAACATCGTCTTCGTGGGAGTCTGTGCCtgatcttcttgctcttgcacTTGCAGATCGAGAGTCGAGGCTCAACTCGGCAAATCTTAGCAGCGGAAGCTTGGATATCATGAAGGAAAACTTTTGTATTTCTGTGGATGGGAGTACCTTGAGACTTGGTTCGACAAACGGATTGGTGGCGCCCGAGAACCGGGTGAAACCTAATGAGGTTTATAACTAAAATGAGAGAGACTGGATACCTATATAACAGAGACTTTGTGTATGTGATTATGAAAGCAAGATGAGATGCGCCACCATGTAGTTTAGTTTAGTTAAACTTGGCCTGAGCTGAGGAGCTGAGCTGTCAGTTTATTAGTTGTGACTATGCGGCTAACGCGTTATACATATTGCACTATCCATTATTGACGTCAGATTAACGTAAGGTTCCTATAGATAGGTCCATGCAAATAACGAGGGGCTATGATCCAAGTCGAGATCTTCCCCTGGAAACATTAAACAACACGTGTGTCAATTCAGTGTCAACAAAGGGCGAACCTGCAAAGAGAGGTCCGAGTGAGCGCAGATATCCGATAGATGCTTCCAACTTGAACGCCGTCATCGACGACTCACATTTCAAAGCTTAATAAGAAGCAATCAGCTGCTGCCAATGACTGATTCACAAGCAACAAAACCTACGAGACTAGCCATCCCTGCAGGACAAGTACGTCGCCTGCTACCTGCAAGTCCAAGACCTGCTTTACCACCCAGACCGGTTCTttcaaggccaagactgAATCCGGTACTTGCAGCGTGCGAAGTATGCCGGAAGCATAAAGTCAAGGTATGTGAAGGCTAGTAGAATCCAGACCAAGAGAGGGAGATTCACTGTTGTTTCTAAATAGTGCTCCGGCGAGAGACCGACGTGTCTTCGCTGTCAACAAAGACGCCTGACATGTAAATACGTGGCAAGGCCGGGAGAGACAAGATCACAGGCCCTCAATCGATGTTCAGGAAACTGTCAGAATCACGATTCTACCCTCTACGAAGAATTGATCGGTTTACTGCGGAACTTACCCGACCAAGAGGCTCAAGATATCCTAAAAAGAATTAGGTCTGGGGCAGACGTTGGTTCCATCCTTCAGCAGGCCAAAGCCGGAGATGTTTTGCTTCAGATGGCTGTCGTGCCCGAAACTCGGTACCGATATGAGTTCCCCTACAAAGCAGAGATGCCTAGAGATTTCCATATCGACAATCCTTACTTAAGTTCTTTGATATATGAGACCGCTTCTATCTATTCGTACAGAGGTGGTCCGGAATTGACCACACCAAGCGGAATCATTGACCTTGCTTccgaagaagagagaagtCTCTACTTGAAGCCTTTTCATGCAGCACAAGTTATCGAACCACTTCTAAAAGATGTCAAAATATCGTGTTGGACTAACGCTAGCAAGGATGATTTACTGATGAGGGATCTATTGCGAGTCATGTTTCGTTGCGAATATCAATTCACTGCGGCCTTCCATAAGGATCTGTTCCTACAAGATCTAGCTGCGGGACGGAAAGACTTTTGCTCTTCCCTTCTCGTTAACGCTCTTCTTGCCTATGCTTGTGTAAGGAATGTTGACGATAATGCTAATTTGTTCGTTAACATGACGATTAGGTCTGCTATCCGCGAATGCCCAACCGTGTCCAGTATTGGAATCCAGACAATCTGATATACCGCTTCACTGCTGAGGCCAAGCGCTTGTGGGAACTGGAAGCCAAAGTACCCCGAATCACTACCATCCAAGCTGGTATACTCTTGACCGTATTCCACAACCTTTGTGGGGTTGATGAGA carries:
- a CDS encoding hypothetical protein (TransMembrane:5 (i92-117o137-159i171-190o210-231i662-680o)); this encodes MTENSTPTSQPCYEPVDSDEQASYPLTRPTSAGHGKGNIALFSAERLEQQAARGKPDGWRLNTILKKWRMQILDVSARKRRKRQVPIVKDRFTAILAALVHLPAIAGIVILSFYIFKNYYVGKELEGKPNYDVEKKLGIQIAAKLMEMFIVLSLNAIVFSMIRHEFTTGQSVPYGALVAGQQISEISFLWSEEFFSILKGKFSQTWKKIGFILTVFVCTIMALGASSLSAVAMMPQEGDWRAGGSFVYFNGTREEMFPTVVTEEHTIGSACNVTGNKLCPSWQWDVINSQLVSNIRLSGEVDNGLFIRRPPNEILVAGYSSTLVNLAVDIREKWFNLNSPNHTVARMPHLGPAEACVTTSLHWEQAADDSANRRQTRFNNFQKVTHKLTAPMPITNTRCELTSVRDAKTKTLLFPDFVTYPPASLEVKRDFISDWLSDTLSDLKKPEVLWFDSAPVIANTSAGVLVAVPSDKSKGIADVYGCMIDARWVTTDLSGDAVALTSKGYPPFSGPIATSLGGSWIGNPGYGQRVHLAPSFAKYLNPLDTGSNRTIIHEMLINSGVWRPDGEGSKSAAHLEAIIGALAANGLARSNPNISAITTLADPDGEWWKSFMPQDSKVFGAGGSPYAVSDEEKKRFFGTEMETWVTGFAFADNSLTMRGAMAVFYVYALLVIAYSMWSIWSGITSSSWESVPDLLALALADRESRLNSANLSSGSLDIMKENFCISVDGSTLRLGSTNGLVAPENRVKPNEVYN